One genomic segment of Synchiropus splendidus isolate RoL2022-P1 chromosome 16, RoL_Sspl_1.0, whole genome shotgun sequence includes these proteins:
- the pacs2 gene encoding phosphofurin acidic cluster sorting protein 2 isoform X4 gives MAERSGRLSFPGSGALNRPVPMNLFATWEIDGSSPNCIPRLCSLTLKKLVVMRELDKELISVVIAVKIQGSKRILRSHEIMLPPSGSVETDLALTFSLQYPHFLKREGNKLQIMLQRRKRYKNRTILGYKTLAVGSIDMAEVMQHPTEGGQVLPLCSNQKEMLGKVAEIWIFSLSSQPIDHEEAALQGGQKIKCSDNYSEEEYESFSSEQEASDDAVQGQDLEDDEYDVRKPKKQRRSIVRTASMTRQQNFKQRVVALLKRFRVSDEVLDSEQDPAEPPPEVEEEDLDLDSVEFENPSDSGPELDDDDSVLSTPKPKLKPYFEGLSLSSSQTEIGSIHSSRSHREPPSPNDPEKPKSSSSGSKFQEDGVSDNVSLEQPEAVTPTTELEMDNMDTFLERLPPSGKMTKTESLIISSTRQEPKLAGRRGRSTSLKERQPSRPQNERANSLDNERTLDTRCHLQIPRKTVYDQLNHILVSDNHLPDSIILINTSDWQGQYLSDKLQNHHLPVVCTCTTADIQAAFNTIVSRIQRFCNCNSQTPIPIKIAVAGAQNYLSAVLRLFVDHLSHKTPDWLGYMRFLIIPLGAHPVSKYLGTVDYRYNSLFQDAAWRELFHKPEAPAAAQESPDIVARVTQYMMGANGAHQLPIAEAMLTYKQKRKKSFHFDFAVSPDEDSCQKFIPFIGMVNVGIVEQTSATSGDSDDSAPVGSSLLYSSTPPQVSPAFKEASPTPPSSPSVNTGLCANSPGAQAELMGLQVDYWVAPTERKKDVEKRDSSSKNTLKCNFRSLQVSRLPQGGAECSPQPSMSMTVVTKEKNKKVMFLPKKSKDKEVESKSQVIEGISRLICTAKHQQTMLRVLIDGIEWNDVKFFQLAAQWSSHVKHFPIGIFGHSKGAY, from the exons GTTGTGCAGTTTGACCCTGAAGAAGTTGGTGGTGATGAGAGAACTGGACAAAGAGTTGATCTCTGTGGTCATCGCTGTTAAAATCCAG GGGTCCAAGCGGATTCTGAGGTCCCACGAGATCATGCTGCCCCCCAGTGGCTCTGTGGAGACTGACCTGGCTCTCACCTTCTCACTGCAG TATCCACACTTCCTGAAACGAGAAGGAAACAAGCTGCAGATcatgctgcagaggaggaagcgCTACAAGAACCGCACCATCCTGGGCTACAAAACCCTGGCGGTGGGCTCCATCGACATGGCCGAG GTGATGCAGCACCCAACAGAAGGAGGCCAGGTTCTCCCTCTCTGCAGCAACCAGAAGGAGATGCTGGGCAAAGTGGCGGAGATCTGGATCTTCTCTCTGTCCAGTCAGCCCATCGACCACGAGGAGGCGGCCCTGCAGGGGGGCCAGAAGATCAAGTGCTCTG ACAACTACTCAGAGGAGGAGTACGAAAGCTTCTCCTCAGAGCAGGAGGCCAGTGACGACGCTGTGCAGGGACAG GATCTCGAGGATGACGAGTACGATGTGAGAAAGCCGAAGAAGCAGAGACGGTCGATAGTGAGGACTGCTTCCATGACCAGA CAGCAGAACTTTAAGCAGCGAGTGGTGGCTCTTCTGAAGAGGTTCAGAGTTTCAGACGAG GTCCTGGATTCTGAACAAGACCCGGCCGAGCCGCCTCctgaggtggaggaagaagatCTGGACCTGGACAGCGTGGAGTTTGAGAACCCGAGTGACAGCGGGCCGGAGCTGGACGACGATGACAGTGTCCTCAGTACACCAAAACCCAAACTTAA GCCGTACTTCGAAGGACTTTCCCTCTCCAGCTCTCAGACTGAGATCGGAAGCATCCACAGTAGCCGCAGCCACCGGGAGCCTCCCAGTCCA AACGACCCCGAGAAGCccaagagcagcagcagtggcagcaaGTTCCAGGAGGACGGCGTCTCTGATAACGTCTCCCTG GAGCAGCCGGAAGCCGTGACCCCGACTACAGAACTGGAGATGGACAACATGGACACCTTTCTGGAGAGGCTGCCCCCCAGTGGCAAAATGACCAAGACAGAGTCGCtcatcatctcctccaccag GCAGGAGCCCAAACTGGCCGGCAGGAGGGGAAGGAGCACGTCACTGAAGGAGCGTCAGCCCAGCAGACCTCAGAACGAGAGAGCCAACAGTCTGGATAACGAGCGCACGCTGGACACACGCTGCCACCTTCAG ATTCCAAGAAAGACTGTGTACGACCAGCTGAACCACATCTTGGTGTCTGACAACCACCTTCCTGACAGCATCATCCTCATCAACACGTCGGACTGGCAGGGCCAG TATCTTTCCGACAAGCTTCAGAATCATCACCTCCCGGTCGTCTGCACGTGCACCACAGCCGACATCCAGGCTGCTTTCAACACCATCGTCTCCCGGATACAGAGATT TTGCAACTGTAATTCCCAGACTCCTATTCCGATCAAGATCGCGGTCGCCGGAGCTCAGAACTACCTGAGTGCTGTCCTGAGGCTGTTTGTGGACCACCTTTCTCACAAGACCCCTGACTGGCTCGGGTACATGAGGTTCCTCATCATCCCTCTGG GTGCTCATCCCGTCTCCAAGTATCTTGGTACCGTGGACTACCGCTACAACAGTTTGTTCCAGGATGCTGCTTGGAGGGAGCTGTTCCACAAGCCAGAGGCCCCAGCTGCCG CCCAGGAGAGTCCAGATATCGTTGCCAGAGTAACACAGTACATGATGGGAGCTAACGGCGCTCATCAACTGCCAATCGCTGAAGCCATGCTCACCTACAAGCAGAAGAG GAAAAAGagctttcattttgattttgcaGTAAG CCCCGACGAGGACTCGTGTCAGAAGTTCATTCCTTTCATTGGA ATGGTGAACGTGGGGATCGTGGAGCAAACGTCTGCGACATCAG gagaCTCCGACGACTCGGCTCCTGTGGGCTCCTCGCTGCTCTACTCCTCCACCCCTCCTCAGGTGTCTCCGGCCTTCAAAGAGGCGTCGCCCACTCCACCCTCCTCGCCATCGGTCAACACTGGCCTCTGTGCCAACAG TCCAGGCGCCCAGGCGGAGCTGATGGGGCTCCAGGTGGACTACTGGGTGGCCCCCACTGAACGGAAGAAAGACGTGGAGAAGCGGGACTCCTCCTCCAAAAACACGCTCAAGTGCAATTTCCGCTCGCTGCAGGTCAGTCGGCTGCCTCAGGGTGGCGCCGAGTGCAGTCCACAGCCCAGCATGTCCATGACCGTGGTGACCaaggagaagaacaagaagg TCATGTTCCTGCCAAAGAAGAGCAAAGACAAGGAAGTGGAGTCCAAGAGTCAAGTCATCGAGGGAATCAGCCGACTCATCTGCACTGCCAAGCACCAGCAGACCATGCTGCGAG TGCTGATCGACGGCATCGAGTGGAACGACGTCAAGTTCTTCCAGCTGGCAGCTCAGTGGTCGTCGCACGTCAAGCACTTCCCCATAGGGATTTTCGGACACTCGAAAGGAGCCTACTAG